From the Lathyrus oleraceus cultivar Zhongwan6 chromosome 4, CAAS_Psat_ZW6_1.0, whole genome shotgun sequence genome, one window contains:
- the LOC127074524 gene encoding probable galacturonosyltransferase-like 1 — MKFQFALFLFLCVSVILFFSNHTLCITTEEGFKEAPKFYNSPTCKTIIFHTNEQCSIEAVHVAMTLDVSYIRGSMAAILSVLQHSSCPENIVFHFITSASKRSSTTVLNRIITNSFPYLKYQIYPFNDEPVAGLISTSIRSALDCPLNYARTYLADLLPFCITRVVYLDSDLILVDDIAKLAATPLRSNTVIAAPEYCGANFSIYFTPSFWSNPSLSLTFANREACYFNTGVMVIDLERWRSGDYTTMIREWMELQKRMRIYELGSLPPFLLVFAGRITPVDHRWNQHGLGGDNFRGLCRDLHPGPVSLLHWSGKGKPWARLDANRPCPLDALWAPYDLLKTRFALES, encoded by the coding sequence ATGAAGTTCCAATTTGCATTATTCTTATTCTTATGTGTTAGTgttattcttttcttttccaATCACACCTTATGCATTACCACTGAAGAAGGTTTCAAAGAAGCACCAAAGTTCTACAACTCCCCAACATGCAAAACCATTATATTCCATACTAACGAACAATGCTCAATCGAAGCCGTACACGTGGCAATGACACTTGACGTGTCCTACATCCGCGGCTCCATGGCAGCGATCCTCTCCGTACTCCAACACTCCTCATGTCCAGAAAACATCGTCTTCCATTTCATTACCTCCGCTTCAAAACGTTCCTCCACAACCGTTCTCAACAGAATCATAACTAACTCATTCCCATATTTAAAATACCAAATCTACCCTTTCAACGACGAGCCCGTCGCCGGATTGATTTCAACCTCCATCCGCTCCGCCTTGGACTGTCCCCTCAACTACGCTCGAACCTACCTCGCTGACCTCCTACCGTTTTGTATCACCAGAGTCGTTTACCTTGACTCCGACTTAATCCTCGTCGACGACATTGCGAAACTCGCGGCTACTCCTCTCCGGTCAAACACCGTCATCGCTGCACCGGAATACTGCGGCGCGAATTTCAGTATTTATTTCACTCCTTCGTTTTGGTCGAATCCTTCACTTTCGCTTACATTCGCGAACCGTGAGGCTTGTTACTTCAATACTGGTGTTATGGTTATTGATCTTGAGCGGTGGCGTTCCGGTGACTATACTACCATGATCCGGGAGTGGATGGAGTTGCAGAAGAGAATGCGGATCTATGAGCTGGGATCGTTGCCGCCGTTTTTGTTAGTTTTTGCGGGGAGGATTACGCCGGTGGATCATCGGTGGAACCAGCACGGGCTTGGTGGTGATAACTTTCGTGGGCTTTGTCGGGACCTGCACCCGGGCCCGGTGAGTTTGTTGCATTGGAGTGGAAAGGGAAAACCGTGGGCCAGGCTTGATGCTAATAGGCCTTGTCCTTTGGATGCTTTGTGGGCCCCTTATGATTTGCTCAAAACTCGTTTTGCTCTCGAGTCATAG